One Ranitomeya imitator isolate aRanImi1 chromosome 4, aRanImi1.pri, whole genome shotgun sequence genomic window, AGATGGGGGAAAGAGAGAAGAGAATGAAGGAGAGAAAAGAAGAAAGGAGAGAAGGGAAAAGCAAAAGGACAGTGAAAGAGAGAAGAGGAGAAGCAGAGAAGGGTGAAGAGGAAGAGAGGAaaagaagaaaagagaaggagaGGAAAGAAGAGAGAAGCAGAGAAGGAcgggaaagagagaaaaaaagaggaTAAGATAAGGAGAGGAAAGAAGGGAGAAGAGAAGAGGAAAAGAGGGGAGAGTGAAAGAGGGAAGAGGAAGGAGAAAGAAGGATTGGAAGGAAGAGAGGAAAACGAGAAACGGGAAGAAGAGGAAAAAAGTGAGGAGAGAAGATGAAAAGAGTAAGGATAGAAGAGATAATAGACGCAGAGAAGGATAGGAAGGAAGAGAGGTAAGAGGAAAAAAAGGGAAGGAAAGGAAAAAAGAGTAAAggaaaagagagaagagaagaaacaGAAGGATTGGAAGGAAGAGAggaaaagaagaaaaggaaaggaAAAAAGAGAGTAGAGGAAAAGAGAGAGGAAAGAAGAGAGAAAATGAGAAGTAGAGAAGGAATGGAAGGAAGAGAGGAAAGAGGAAGAAAAGTGAAGGAAAGGAAAAAAGAGAATAGAGGAAAAGAGAGAggaaagaagagagaagagaagaaacaGAAGGATTGGAAAAAAGAGAGGAAAAGAAGAAAGGGAAGGAAAGGAACAAAGAGCGGAAAGGAAAAGCTAGAggaaagaagagagaagagaagtAGAGAAGGATTGGAAGGAAGAGAAGAAAGAGGAAGAAAATGAAGGAAAGGAAAAAAGAGAGGAGAGGAAAGATTAGGGAAGAGGAGAAGCAGAGCAGGATTGGAAGGAAGAGAGGAAAGGAAGAAAAGGGGGAGTGGaaaaaagagaagagagaagaggaaAAGAGAGAGGAAAGAAGAGAGAAAAGGAGAAACAGAGACGGATGGGAAGGAAGAgaggaagaaaatggaagaaaaggGAAGGAAAGGAAAAAAGTAAGTAAAggaaaagagagaagagaagaaacaGAGAAGGAAGAGAGGAAAAGAAGAAAAGGGAAGGAAAGGAAAAAAGAgtatagagaaagagagaggaaagaAGAGAGAAGAGGAGAAGCAGAGACGGATGGGAAGGAAAAGAGGAAAAGAAGAAAAGATAAGGAGAGGAAATAAGAGAGGAAAGAAGAGGAAAAGAGAAGAGGATGATAGGGGAGTGAAAGAGAGAAGaggagaagagaaagaagagaagaaaaaaaaagaatgtggaaaaaagaaaaggaaaggagGGGAAAAGAGAGAGGAGAGAAGAGGAGAAGCAGAGAAGGATGGGAAAGGAGAGAAGAAAAGGGaaggagaggaaaggagagagaAGAGGAGAAGTAGAGAAGGATTGGAAGGAAGAAAGAGGAAGAAAATGAAGGAAAGGAAAAAAGAGAGGAGAggaaagaagagagaagagaagaaacaGAGAAGGATTGGAAGGAAGAGAGGAAAAGAAGTAAAGGGAAGGAAAAAAGAGAGGAGAggaaaagaaagaagagagaagaggaGAAGCAGAGAAGGATGGGAAGGAAGAAAGGGAAGGAGACGAAAGAAGAGAGTGGAGAAGAGGAAAAGAGAGGAATGTGAAACAGAGATGAGGACAGGCAAAAAGAGCAGTGGGGAACAGGAGAGACGAAAAGAAGAAAGAGAGGAAAGGAGAAGGAAGGAGAGAAAAGAAGAGAGGAGGAAAAGAGGAGTGTGAAAGACAGCAAGACAAGCAAGAAGATCAGTGGTGAGCAGAAGAGAAGGAAATAGGGGAAAGAACGGAAGAGAAGGAAGGAGAGGGAAAGAAAAGATCAAAAGAAGGCAGTATAAAAGATAGATGTGGACATGTAATAAGAGCAGTGGAGAACAGAATAGAAAGAAGGGAAGAAAGAGGGAAGGAGAGGAAAGGAGAGTAGAAGCAAGAAGAGCAGTGGGGAACAGCAGAGAAGGATGGGAATGAAGAGAGGaaagaagaagagggaaggagaggAAGGAGTGGAAGGGAAGCAAGAAGAGTGATGGAGAACAGCA contains:
- the LOC138673826 gene encoding uncharacterized protein, which produces MGRKRGKEEKIRRGNKRGKKRKREEDDRGVKERRGEEKEEKKKKECGKKKRKGGEKREERRGEAEKDGKGEKKREGEERREKRRSREGLEGRKRKKMKERKKERRGKKREEKKQRRIGRKRGKEVKGRKKERRGKERREKRRSREGWEGRKGRRRKKRVEKRKREECETEMRTGKKSSGEQERRKEEREERRRKERKEERRKRGV